The Methanofastidiosum sp. genome contains the following window.
GACTTATCTGCAAAAGGTGACTTTCAGCAAGGCGATGAGTTCCTCGGCCAATACTACTTATCAAAAGATGAAGCTAACGCAACTTATCAAGAACTAAAAAAACTGAAATAATTTTTTTCTATATTCTTTTTTTCTTCCAATTTTAACCACAATACTTAAATATAAATCTCCTTTGAGACGAAATAAAAAGGAGGTTGTAGAAAAATGGACTTTACTTTAATAGCTATTCTAATTGGAATAGTTGGTATTATTTATGGCCTTGTATTGGCAAAAGTTGTTTTATCATACAAAGTTACAGATAAGAATATGACTAGAATATCAAATGCCATATACAAAGGAGCCATGGCGTTTTTAAGAAGAGAGTATACAACTATAGCAGTAATTACGGCAATTCTTGCAGTTGTTTTTGGTATCTTCATTAATATTGAAACTACTTTGACATTCATCGTTGGAGCGGTTTTCAGTGCTTTAGCCGGTTTCATAGGGATGAGCATATCCACAAGAGCAAATGTCAGGGTTGCATCAATTGCTAATGAAGGTGTCGGGAAAGCTTTAAGGCTCTCATTCCAAGGTGGGGCTGTAACTGGGATGTCAGTTGCGGGTTTAGCCTTGCTAGGTGTCAGCGGATTCTACTATCTTTATCGGGATCCAGCCTTAATAATAGGATTTGGATTTGGAGGGTGCTTGATATCTCTATTTGCAAGAATTGGTGGCGGTATATACACTAAAGCTGCAGATGTGGGCGCTGACCTAATCGGAAAGATTGAAAAAGGCATACCTGAAGACGACCCAAGAAACCCTGCAGTAATCGCTGATAACGTCGGTGACAACGTTGGAGACTGTGCCGGAATGGGGGCAGACCTATTTGAGACATATGCAGTAACAGCAATCGGTGCAATGCTACTGGGAGTAGCTCTTGGAAAGAATGACATTTATGTAATCTATCCCTTGATGTTAGGTGCAATCGGAATCATAGGTTCAATCCTCGGATCATTTTTCGTAAGAGGAAAAGACAACATTATGCAAACACTATACAAAGGTGTTTTTGCGTCGGCAATTTTCTCATTGATAGGCTTCTATTTTGTGACTGTGACATATCTTAAGCTTGACATAGCTCTGTTCCTGACTACAGTTGTCGGGATAGTCATCGCACTTTTGATGTTCTTCATAACTGAATACTACACAGCAAAGCCTTACAGGCCAGTTAGAAGCATCGCACACTCATCCCAATCTGGTGCTGCAGTTAATATCATCACTGGTCTTTCAGTAGGGATGGAATCAACACTCATGCCGGTATTAGTTATATGTGCAGGTATTTTGATATCTCACTCTTTAGCAGGCCTTTATGGTATAGCAATCGCTGCAATGTCAATGATATCTCTAACAGCAATAGTAGTTGCACTGGATAGCTACGGACCAATAACGGACAATGCCGGCGGAATCGCAGAGATGGCACACCTTCCAGACGAGATAAGAAAAACTACAGACGCACTTGATTCAGTTGGAAACACAACAAAAGCTGTCACAAAGGCATTTGCCATAGGCTCTGCAGCTTTGGCATCA
Protein-coding sequences here:
- a CDS encoding sodium-translocating pyrophosphatase, which gives rise to MDFTLIAILIGIVGIIYGLVLAKVVLSYKVTDKNMTRISNAIYKGAMAFLRREYTTIAVITAILAVVFGIFINIETTLTFIVGAVFSALAGFIGMSISTRANVRVASIANEGVGKALRLSFQGGAVTGMSVAGLALLGVSGFYYLYRDPALIIGFGFGGCLISLFARIGGGIYTKAADVGADLIGKIEKGIPEDDPRNPAVIADNVGDNVGDCAGMGADLFETYAVTAIGAMLLGVALGKNDIYVIYPLMLGAIGIIGSILGSFFVRGKDNIMQTLYKGVFASAIFSLIGFYFVTVTYLKLDIALFLTTVVGIVIALLMFFITEYYTAKPYRPVRSIAHSSQSGAAVNIITGLSVGMESTLMPVLVICAGILISHSLAGLYGIAIAAMSMISLTAIVVALDSYGPITDNAGGIAEMAHLPDEIRKTTDALDSVGNTTKAVTKAFAIGSAALASLTLFAAYVDEIVRFAPGQEILFSLSDEKVIVGLFIGALIPFLFSSLCMRAVGKAAFSIVEEVRKQFKEIKGIMEGKTEPDYARCVDIVTRASLKELVLPGIIAVVSPLLVGFILGKIALGGMLIGSILSGFLLALMLATGGGAWDNAKKYIEDGNLGGKGSPAHSAAVVGDTVGDPSKDTAGPAINPLIKVMNTLAIIFAVLFGSGII